In Lathamus discolor isolate bLatDis1 chromosome 12, bLatDis1.hap1, whole genome shotgun sequence, a genomic segment contains:
- the MED15 gene encoding mediator of RNA polymerase II transcription subunit 15 isoform X2 has product MDVTGPETDWRSTTFRQKLVSQIDDAMRKAGVAHNKSSKDMESHVFMKAKTREEYLSLVARLIIHFRDIHNKKSQASVSDPMNALQNLTGGPPAGAPGMGMASRAQGAPMSGMSGLGPMGQQMSLPGQQQPPGTSGMAPHGMPGVSAATQQTQLQLQQIAQQQQQQQQQFQQQQVALQQQQFQAQQSAMQQQFQVQQQQQQQLQAVQQQQQQQQQLQAVQQQQQHMLKLQMQQQQNQQQIQQQQQQQQLQRIAQMQQLQAAQAMQAQQQQQQQQQQQQQQIPQQQIQQQPPQQVMQQQIQQMQQQQQQQQQQQQQQQVAQAQQSQLPPQSQPQPQPMVSQPQAISGQIPSQVMPVTLTPQQLKAMQVRAQLVQQQQAAAAVQAAQAQAAQMGASGQMITAPMARGGMQIRPRFPPTTAVSATPPSSIPLGGQQMPQVSQNNITMMSSPSPVQQAQTPQSMPPPPQPQPSPQPGQPTSQPNSNVSSGPAPSPSSFLPSPSPQPSQSPAAARTPQNFSVPSPGPLNTPGNPNSVMSPASSSQSEEQQYLEKLKQLSKYIEPLRRMINKIDKNEDRKKDLSKMKSLLDILTDPSKRCPLKTLQKCEIALEKLKNDMAVPTPPPPAVPPTKQQYLCQPLLDAVLANIRSPVFNHSLYRTFMPAMTAIHGPPITAPVASPRKRKYEEDERQTIPNVLQGEVARLNPKFLVNLDPSHCSNNGTVHLICKLDDKNLPNVPPLQLSVPADYPDQSPLWIKNPRQYANPFLQSVYRYMTSKLLQLPDKHSVTALLNTWAQSIRQACLSAA; this is encoded by the exons ATGGACGTGACTGGGCCTGAGACCGACTGGCGCAGCACCACCTTTCGGCAGAAGCTCGTCAGCCAGAT tgatgatgCTATGAGGAAAGCTGGTGTTGCCCATAATAAATCCAGCAAAGACATGGAGAGTCATGTGTTTATGAAGGCCAAAACAAGG GAGGAATATCTTTCTCTTGTGGCCAGACTTATTATCCATTTTCGAGATATCC ACAATAAGAAATCTCAAGCCTCAGTCAGTG ATCCAATGAATGCCCTGCAGAACCTAACTGGGGGTCCCCCAGCAGGGGCACCTGGAATGGGCATGGCTTCCCGAGCCCAAGGAGCACCGATGAGTGGGATGAGTGGCCTTGGTCCCATGGGACAACAGATGAGtctcccagggcagcagcagcctcctggaACCTCAGGAATGGCCCCTCATGGTATGCCTGGCGTCTCTGCAGCTACTCAGCAGA CCCAGCTTCAGCTTCAGCAGATAgctcagcaacagcagcagcagcagcagcaattccagcagcagcaggtggctttgcagcagcagcaattccAGGCCCAGCAGTCAGCCATGCAACAACAGTTTCaggtccagcagcagcaacagcagcagttgcaagctgtccagcagcagcagcagcaacagcagcaattGCAAGCcgtccagcagcagcagcagcacatgctAAAACtgcagatgcagcagcagcaaaaccaacagCAG atacagcagcaacagcagcaacagcaactACAGCGAATTGCCcaaatgcagcagctgcaggcagcacaggctATGCaggcacaacagcagcagcaacagcagcagcagcaacagcagcaacaaataCCACAACAGCAGatacagcagcagccacctcaACAAGTAATGCAACAGCAGATACAACAGatgcagcagcaacaacagcaacaacagcagcagcagcagcaacaacaggTTGCTCAGGCACAACAGTCTCAGCTTCCACCACAATCCCAGCCTCAACCCCAGCCCATGGTGTCTCAGCCACAGGCAATCTCAGGACAGATTCCCAGTCAGGTTATGCCTGTTACTCTAACACCACAGCAGTTAAAAGCAATGCAG GTAAGAGCTCAGCTGGTCCAGcaacagcaggcagcagcagcagtgcaagcAGCTCAGGCCCAAGCTGCTCAGATGGGAGCTTCAGGGCAG ATGATCACCGCACCTATGGCCCGAGGTGGGATGCAAATAAGACCACGGTTCCCGCCTACCACCGCTGTGTCTGCTACACCGCCAAGCTCCATTCCTTTGGGCGGACAGCAAATGCCACAG GTCAGCCAGAACAATATCACCATGATGTCATCCCCATCTCCTGTCCAACAAGCTCAAACCCCCCAGTCAATGCCTCCTCCACCACAGCCGCAGCCATCTCCTCAGCCAGGCCAGCCAACTTCTCAGCCAAATTCAAATGTCAG ctctggcccagctccatcacccagcaGCTTTCTCCCCAGTCCATCTCCACAGCCATCGCAGAGCCCAGCAGCTGCACGAACACCTCAGAACTTTAGTGtcccatccccaggtcctttAAACACTCCAG GAAATCCAAATTCTGTCATGAGTCCAGCCAGTTCTAGCCAGTCAGAGGAGCAACAGTATCTGGAAAAACTCAAACAGCTATCAAAATACATTGAGCCACTCCGGAGGATGATcaataaaatagataaaaatgaaG ATAGGAAGAAGGACCTGAGTAAAATGAAGAGTCTGCTGGATATCCTGACTGACCCTTCAAAAAG GTGCCCTCTGAAGACGCTGCAGAAATGTGAAATTGCTCTGGAGAAGCTGAAAAATGATATGGCTGTG cctACTCCACCACCTCCCGCAGTGCCCCCCACCAAACAGCAGTACTTGTGTCAGCCACTTCTAGATGCTGTTTTGGCCAACATCCGTTCACCAGTCTTCAACCATTCCCTTTACCGTACATTTATGCCAGCTATGACTGCAATTCACGGGCCACCCATCAC GGCTCCAGTTGCTTCCCCTCGAAAACGGAAATATGAAGAGGATGAAAGACAAACCATACCAAATGTCTTACAAGGGGAAGTTGCAAGATTAAATCCTAAATTCCTGGTGAACCTGGACCCTTCCCACTGCAGTAATAATGGCACAGTTCATCTTATATGTAAGCTAG ATGACAAGAATCTTCCAAATGTACCACCACTACAGCTCAGTGTTCCAGCGGACTATCCAGATCAGAGCCCTCTGTGGATAAAAAACCCCAGGCAGTATG CCAATCCCTTTTTGCAGTCCGTGTATCGGTACATGACTTCCAAACTATTGCAACTTCCAGACAAGCATTCGGTCACGGCACTCTTAAACACCTGGGCACAAAGTATTCGTCAGGCCTGCCTCTCTGCTGCATAA
- the MED15 gene encoding mediator of RNA polymerase II transcription subunit 15 isoform X3, which yields MDVTGPETDWRSTTFRQKLVSQIDDAMRKAGVAHNKSSKDMESHVFMKAKTREEYLSLVARLIIHFRDIHNKKSQASVSAGAPGMGMASRAQGAPMSGMSGLGPMGQQMSLPGQQQPPGTSGMAPHGMPGVSAATQQTQLQLQQIAQQQQQQQQQFQQQQVALQQQQFQAQQSAMQQQFQVQQQQQQQLQAVQQQQQQQQQLQAVQQQQQHMLKLQMQQQQNQQQIQQQQQQQQLQRIAQMQQLQAAQAMQAQQQQQQQQQQQQQQIPQQQIQQQPPQQVMQQQIQQMQQQQQQQQQQQQQQQVAQAQQSQLPPQSQPQPQPMVSQPQAISGQIPSQVMPVTLTPQQLKAMQVRAQLVQQQQAAAAVQAAQAQAAQMGASGQMITAPMARGGMQIRPRFPPTTAVSATPPSSIPLGGQQMPQVSQNNITMMSSPSPVQQAQTPQSMPPPPQPQPSPQPGQPTSQPNSNVSSGPAPSPSSFLPSPSPQPSQSPAAARTPQNFSVPSPGPLNTPGNPNSVMSPASSSQSEEQQYLEKLKQLSKYIEPLRRMINKIDKNEDRKKDLSKMKSLLDILTDPSKRCPLKTLQKCEIALEKLKNDMAVPTPPPPAVPPTKQQYLCQPLLDAVLANIRSPVFNHSLYRTFMPAMTAIHGPPITAPVASPRKRKYEEDERQTIPNVLQGEVARLNPKFLVNLDPSHCSNNGTVHLICKLDDKNLPNVPPLQLSVPADYPDQSPLWIKNPRQYAANPFLQSVYRYMTSKLLQLPDKHSVTALLNTWAQSIRQACLSAA from the exons ATGGACGTGACTGGGCCTGAGACCGACTGGCGCAGCACCACCTTTCGGCAGAAGCTCGTCAGCCAGAT tgatgatgCTATGAGGAAAGCTGGTGTTGCCCATAATAAATCCAGCAAAGACATGGAGAGTCATGTGTTTATGAAGGCCAAAACAAGG GAGGAATATCTTTCTCTTGTGGCCAGACTTATTATCCATTTTCGAGATATCC ACAATAAGAAATCTCAAGCCTCAGTCAGTG CAGGGGCACCTGGAATGGGCATGGCTTCCCGAGCCCAAGGAGCACCGATGAGTGGGATGAGTGGCCTTGGTCCCATGGGACAACAGATGAGtctcccagggcagcagcagcctcctggaACCTCAGGAATGGCCCCTCATGGTATGCCTGGCGTCTCTGCAGCTACTCAGCAGA CCCAGCTTCAGCTTCAGCAGATAgctcagcaacagcagcagcagcagcagcaattccagcagcagcaggtggctttgcagcagcagcaattccAGGCCCAGCAGTCAGCCATGCAACAACAGTTTCaggtccagcagcagcaacagcagcagttgcaagctgtccagcagcagcagcagcaacagcagcaattGCAAGCcgtccagcagcagcagcagcacatgctAAAACtgcagatgcagcagcagcaaaaccaacagCAG atacagcagcaacagcagcaacagcaactACAGCGAATTGCCcaaatgcagcagctgcaggcagcacaggctATGCaggcacaacagcagcagcaacagcagcagcagcaacagcagcaacaaataCCACAACAGCAGatacagcagcagccacctcaACAAGTAATGCAACAGCAGATACAACAGatgcagcagcaacaacagcaacaacagcagcagcagcagcaacaacaggTTGCTCAGGCACAACAGTCTCAGCTTCCACCACAATCCCAGCCTCAACCCCAGCCCATGGTGTCTCAGCCACAGGCAATCTCAGGACAGATTCCCAGTCAGGTTATGCCTGTTACTCTAACACCACAGCAGTTAAAAGCAATGCAG GTAAGAGCTCAGCTGGTCCAGcaacagcaggcagcagcagcagtgcaagcAGCTCAGGCCCAAGCTGCTCAGATGGGAGCTTCAGGGCAG ATGATCACCGCACCTATGGCCCGAGGTGGGATGCAAATAAGACCACGGTTCCCGCCTACCACCGCTGTGTCTGCTACACCGCCAAGCTCCATTCCTTTGGGCGGACAGCAAATGCCACAG GTCAGCCAGAACAATATCACCATGATGTCATCCCCATCTCCTGTCCAACAAGCTCAAACCCCCCAGTCAATGCCTCCTCCACCACAGCCGCAGCCATCTCCTCAGCCAGGCCAGCCAACTTCTCAGCCAAATTCAAATGTCAG ctctggcccagctccatcacccagcaGCTTTCTCCCCAGTCCATCTCCACAGCCATCGCAGAGCCCAGCAGCTGCACGAACACCTCAGAACTTTAGTGtcccatccccaggtcctttAAACACTCCAG GAAATCCAAATTCTGTCATGAGTCCAGCCAGTTCTAGCCAGTCAGAGGAGCAACAGTATCTGGAAAAACTCAAACAGCTATCAAAATACATTGAGCCACTCCGGAGGATGATcaataaaatagataaaaatgaaG ATAGGAAGAAGGACCTGAGTAAAATGAAGAGTCTGCTGGATATCCTGACTGACCCTTCAAAAAG GTGCCCTCTGAAGACGCTGCAGAAATGTGAAATTGCTCTGGAGAAGCTGAAAAATGATATGGCTGTG cctACTCCACCACCTCCCGCAGTGCCCCCCACCAAACAGCAGTACTTGTGTCAGCCACTTCTAGATGCTGTTTTGGCCAACATCCGTTCACCAGTCTTCAACCATTCCCTTTACCGTACATTTATGCCAGCTATGACTGCAATTCACGGGCCACCCATCAC GGCTCCAGTTGCTTCCCCTCGAAAACGGAAATATGAAGAGGATGAAAGACAAACCATACCAAATGTCTTACAAGGGGAAGTTGCAAGATTAAATCCTAAATTCCTGGTGAACCTGGACCCTTCCCACTGCAGTAATAATGGCACAGTTCATCTTATATGTAAGCTAG ATGACAAGAATCTTCCAAATGTACCACCACTACAGCTCAGTGTTCCAGCGGACTATCCAGATCAGAGCCCTCTGTGGATAAAAAACCCCAGGCAGTATG cagCCAATCCCTTTTTGCAGTCCGTGTATCGGTACATGACTTCCAAACTATTGCAACTTCCAGACAAGCATTCGGTCACGGCACTCTTAAACACCTGGGCACAAAGTATTCGTCAGGCCTGCCTCTCTGCTGCATAA
- the MED15 gene encoding mediator of RNA polymerase II transcription subunit 15 isoform X1, which produces MDVTGPETDWRSTTFRQKLVSQIDDAMRKAGVAHNKSSKDMESHVFMKAKTREEYLSLVARLIIHFRDIHNKKSQASVSDPMNALQNLTGGPPAGAPGMGMASRAQGAPMSGMSGLGPMGQQMSLPGQQQPPGTSGMAPHGMPGVSAATQQTQLQLQQIAQQQQQQQQQFQQQQVALQQQQFQAQQSAMQQQFQVQQQQQQQLQAVQQQQQQQQQLQAVQQQQQHMLKLQMQQQQNQQQIQQQQQQQQLQRIAQMQQLQAAQAMQAQQQQQQQQQQQQQQIPQQQIQQQPPQQVMQQQIQQMQQQQQQQQQQQQQQQVAQAQQSQLPPQSQPQPQPMVSQPQAISGQIPSQVMPVTLTPQQLKAMQVRAQLVQQQQAAAAVQAAQAQAAQMGASGQMITAPMARGGMQIRPRFPPTTAVSATPPSSIPLGGQQMPQVSQNNITMMSSPSPVQQAQTPQSMPPPPQPQPSPQPGQPTSQPNSNVSSGPAPSPSSFLPSPSPQPSQSPAAARTPQNFSVPSPGPLNTPGNPNSVMSPASSSQSEEQQYLEKLKQLSKYIEPLRRMINKIDKNEDRKKDLSKMKSLLDILTDPSKRCPLKTLQKCEIALEKLKNDMAVPTPPPPAVPPTKQQYLCQPLLDAVLANIRSPVFNHSLYRTFMPAMTAIHGPPITAPVASPRKRKYEEDERQTIPNVLQGEVARLNPKFLVNLDPSHCSNNGTVHLICKLDDKNLPNVPPLQLSVPADYPDQSPLWIKNPRQYAANPFLQSVYRYMTSKLLQLPDKHSVTALLNTWAQSIRQACLSAA; this is translated from the exons ATGGACGTGACTGGGCCTGAGACCGACTGGCGCAGCACCACCTTTCGGCAGAAGCTCGTCAGCCAGAT tgatgatgCTATGAGGAAAGCTGGTGTTGCCCATAATAAATCCAGCAAAGACATGGAGAGTCATGTGTTTATGAAGGCCAAAACAAGG GAGGAATATCTTTCTCTTGTGGCCAGACTTATTATCCATTTTCGAGATATCC ACAATAAGAAATCTCAAGCCTCAGTCAGTG ATCCAATGAATGCCCTGCAGAACCTAACTGGGGGTCCCCCAGCAGGGGCACCTGGAATGGGCATGGCTTCCCGAGCCCAAGGAGCACCGATGAGTGGGATGAGTGGCCTTGGTCCCATGGGACAACAGATGAGtctcccagggcagcagcagcctcctggaACCTCAGGAATGGCCCCTCATGGTATGCCTGGCGTCTCTGCAGCTACTCAGCAGA CCCAGCTTCAGCTTCAGCAGATAgctcagcaacagcagcagcagcagcagcaattccagcagcagcaggtggctttgcagcagcagcaattccAGGCCCAGCAGTCAGCCATGCAACAACAGTTTCaggtccagcagcagcaacagcagcagttgcaagctgtccagcagcagcagcagcaacagcagcaattGCAAGCcgtccagcagcagcagcagcacatgctAAAACtgcagatgcagcagcagcaaaaccaacagCAG atacagcagcaacagcagcaacagcaactACAGCGAATTGCCcaaatgcagcagctgcaggcagcacaggctATGCaggcacaacagcagcagcaacagcagcagcagcaacagcagcaacaaataCCACAACAGCAGatacagcagcagccacctcaACAAGTAATGCAACAGCAGATACAACAGatgcagcagcaacaacagcaacaacagcagcagcagcagcaacaacaggTTGCTCAGGCACAACAGTCTCAGCTTCCACCACAATCCCAGCCTCAACCCCAGCCCATGGTGTCTCAGCCACAGGCAATCTCAGGACAGATTCCCAGTCAGGTTATGCCTGTTACTCTAACACCACAGCAGTTAAAAGCAATGCAG GTAAGAGCTCAGCTGGTCCAGcaacagcaggcagcagcagcagtgcaagcAGCTCAGGCCCAAGCTGCTCAGATGGGAGCTTCAGGGCAG ATGATCACCGCACCTATGGCCCGAGGTGGGATGCAAATAAGACCACGGTTCCCGCCTACCACCGCTGTGTCTGCTACACCGCCAAGCTCCATTCCTTTGGGCGGACAGCAAATGCCACAG GTCAGCCAGAACAATATCACCATGATGTCATCCCCATCTCCTGTCCAACAAGCTCAAACCCCCCAGTCAATGCCTCCTCCACCACAGCCGCAGCCATCTCCTCAGCCAGGCCAGCCAACTTCTCAGCCAAATTCAAATGTCAG ctctggcccagctccatcacccagcaGCTTTCTCCCCAGTCCATCTCCACAGCCATCGCAGAGCCCAGCAGCTGCACGAACACCTCAGAACTTTAGTGtcccatccccaggtcctttAAACACTCCAG GAAATCCAAATTCTGTCATGAGTCCAGCCAGTTCTAGCCAGTCAGAGGAGCAACAGTATCTGGAAAAACTCAAACAGCTATCAAAATACATTGAGCCACTCCGGAGGATGATcaataaaatagataaaaatgaaG ATAGGAAGAAGGACCTGAGTAAAATGAAGAGTCTGCTGGATATCCTGACTGACCCTTCAAAAAG GTGCCCTCTGAAGACGCTGCAGAAATGTGAAATTGCTCTGGAGAAGCTGAAAAATGATATGGCTGTG cctACTCCACCACCTCCCGCAGTGCCCCCCACCAAACAGCAGTACTTGTGTCAGCCACTTCTAGATGCTGTTTTGGCCAACATCCGTTCACCAGTCTTCAACCATTCCCTTTACCGTACATTTATGCCAGCTATGACTGCAATTCACGGGCCACCCATCAC GGCTCCAGTTGCTTCCCCTCGAAAACGGAAATATGAAGAGGATGAAAGACAAACCATACCAAATGTCTTACAAGGGGAAGTTGCAAGATTAAATCCTAAATTCCTGGTGAACCTGGACCCTTCCCACTGCAGTAATAATGGCACAGTTCATCTTATATGTAAGCTAG ATGACAAGAATCTTCCAAATGTACCACCACTACAGCTCAGTGTTCCAGCGGACTATCCAGATCAGAGCCCTCTGTGGATAAAAAACCCCAGGCAGTATG cagCCAATCCCTTTTTGCAGTCCGTGTATCGGTACATGACTTCCAAACTATTGCAACTTCCAGACAAGCATTCGGTCACGGCACTCTTAAACACCTGGGCACAAAGTATTCGTCAGGCCTGCCTCTCTGCTGCATAA
- the MED15 gene encoding mediator of RNA polymerase II transcription subunit 15 isoform X4 yields the protein MDVTGPETDWRSTTFRQKLVSQIDDAMRKAGVAHNKSSKDMESHVFMKAKTREEYLSLVARLIIHFRDIHNKKSQASVSGAPGMGMASRAQGAPMSGMSGLGPMGQQMSLPGQQQPPGTSGMAPHGMPGVSAATQQTQLQLQQIAQQQQQQQQQFQQQQVALQQQQFQAQQSAMQQQFQVQQQQQQQLQAVQQQQQQQQQLQAVQQQQQHMLKLQMQQQQNQQQIQQQQQQQQLQRIAQMQQLQAAQAMQAQQQQQQQQQQQQQQIPQQQIQQQPPQQVMQQQIQQMQQQQQQQQQQQQQQQVAQAQQSQLPPQSQPQPQPMVSQPQAISGQIPSQVMPVTLTPQQLKAMQVRAQLVQQQQAAAAVQAAQAQAAQMGASGQMITAPMARGGMQIRPRFPPTTAVSATPPSSIPLGGQQMPQVSQNNITMMSSPSPVQQAQTPQSMPPPPQPQPSPQPGQPTSQPNSNVSSGPAPSPSSFLPSPSPQPSQSPAAARTPQNFSVPSPGPLNTPGNPNSVMSPASSSQSEEQQYLEKLKQLSKYIEPLRRMINKIDKNEDRKKDLSKMKSLLDILTDPSKRCPLKTLQKCEIALEKLKNDMAVPTPPPPAVPPTKQQYLCQPLLDAVLANIRSPVFNHSLYRTFMPAMTAIHGPPITAPVASPRKRKYEEDERQTIPNVLQGEVARLNPKFLVNLDPSHCSNNGTVHLICKLDDKNLPNVPPLQLSVPADYPDQSPLWIKNPRQYAANPFLQSVYRYMTSKLLQLPDKHSVTALLNTWAQSIRQACLSAA from the exons ATGGACGTGACTGGGCCTGAGACCGACTGGCGCAGCACCACCTTTCGGCAGAAGCTCGTCAGCCAGAT tgatgatgCTATGAGGAAAGCTGGTGTTGCCCATAATAAATCCAGCAAAGACATGGAGAGTCATGTGTTTATGAAGGCCAAAACAAGG GAGGAATATCTTTCTCTTGTGGCCAGACTTATTATCCATTTTCGAGATATCC ACAATAAGAAATCTCAAGCCTCAGTCAGTG GGGCACCTGGAATGGGCATGGCTTCCCGAGCCCAAGGAGCACCGATGAGTGGGATGAGTGGCCTTGGTCCCATGGGACAACAGATGAGtctcccagggcagcagcagcctcctggaACCTCAGGAATGGCCCCTCATGGTATGCCTGGCGTCTCTGCAGCTACTCAGCAGA CCCAGCTTCAGCTTCAGCAGATAgctcagcaacagcagcagcagcagcagcaattccagcagcagcaggtggctttgcagcagcagcaattccAGGCCCAGCAGTCAGCCATGCAACAACAGTTTCaggtccagcagcagcaacagcagcagttgcaagctgtccagcagcagcagcagcaacagcagcaattGCAAGCcgtccagcagcagcagcagcacatgctAAAACtgcagatgcagcagcagcaaaaccaacagCAG atacagcagcaacagcagcaacagcaactACAGCGAATTGCCcaaatgcagcagctgcaggcagcacaggctATGCaggcacaacagcagcagcaacagcagcagcagcaacagcagcaacaaataCCACAACAGCAGatacagcagcagccacctcaACAAGTAATGCAACAGCAGATACAACAGatgcagcagcaacaacagcaacaacagcagcagcagcagcaacaacaggTTGCTCAGGCACAACAGTCTCAGCTTCCACCACAATCCCAGCCTCAACCCCAGCCCATGGTGTCTCAGCCACAGGCAATCTCAGGACAGATTCCCAGTCAGGTTATGCCTGTTACTCTAACACCACAGCAGTTAAAAGCAATGCAG GTAAGAGCTCAGCTGGTCCAGcaacagcaggcagcagcagcagtgcaagcAGCTCAGGCCCAAGCTGCTCAGATGGGAGCTTCAGGGCAG ATGATCACCGCACCTATGGCCCGAGGTGGGATGCAAATAAGACCACGGTTCCCGCCTACCACCGCTGTGTCTGCTACACCGCCAAGCTCCATTCCTTTGGGCGGACAGCAAATGCCACAG GTCAGCCAGAACAATATCACCATGATGTCATCCCCATCTCCTGTCCAACAAGCTCAAACCCCCCAGTCAATGCCTCCTCCACCACAGCCGCAGCCATCTCCTCAGCCAGGCCAGCCAACTTCTCAGCCAAATTCAAATGTCAG ctctggcccagctccatcacccagcaGCTTTCTCCCCAGTCCATCTCCACAGCCATCGCAGAGCCCAGCAGCTGCACGAACACCTCAGAACTTTAGTGtcccatccccaggtcctttAAACACTCCAG GAAATCCAAATTCTGTCATGAGTCCAGCCAGTTCTAGCCAGTCAGAGGAGCAACAGTATCTGGAAAAACTCAAACAGCTATCAAAATACATTGAGCCACTCCGGAGGATGATcaataaaatagataaaaatgaaG ATAGGAAGAAGGACCTGAGTAAAATGAAGAGTCTGCTGGATATCCTGACTGACCCTTCAAAAAG GTGCCCTCTGAAGACGCTGCAGAAATGTGAAATTGCTCTGGAGAAGCTGAAAAATGATATGGCTGTG cctACTCCACCACCTCCCGCAGTGCCCCCCACCAAACAGCAGTACTTGTGTCAGCCACTTCTAGATGCTGTTTTGGCCAACATCCGTTCACCAGTCTTCAACCATTCCCTTTACCGTACATTTATGCCAGCTATGACTGCAATTCACGGGCCACCCATCAC GGCTCCAGTTGCTTCCCCTCGAAAACGGAAATATGAAGAGGATGAAAGACAAACCATACCAAATGTCTTACAAGGGGAAGTTGCAAGATTAAATCCTAAATTCCTGGTGAACCTGGACCCTTCCCACTGCAGTAATAATGGCACAGTTCATCTTATATGTAAGCTAG ATGACAAGAATCTTCCAAATGTACCACCACTACAGCTCAGTGTTCCAGCGGACTATCCAGATCAGAGCCCTCTGTGGATAAAAAACCCCAGGCAGTATG cagCCAATCCCTTTTTGCAGTCCGTGTATCGGTACATGACTTCCAAACTATTGCAACTTCCAGACAAGCATTCGGTCACGGCACTCTTAAACACCTGGGCACAAAGTATTCGTCAGGCCTGCCTCTCTGCTGCATAA